A segment of the Nitrospinota bacterium genome:
AGGTCCGCCTCAGGCGGAACCCCGACACCTTTTTGGCCGGACAGCCACAAGGGGCGTTCCTGCGTTGGCCTTTTCCCCTGTAGGGACAGGGTTTACCCCTGTCCGTGGGTTTTTCCCTTCCGGGTAGTCGGGGTCGCCCCCGACCCCGACACCTTATCCTACCCTAAAGGCCGGACAGCCATAAAGGCTGTCCCTACATGGTCTGTTACAGGGTTTTGTGAGCGCTTGATCTCGACCAGGAAGGGCATCTACTATTGGCCCGACCCCGATTCTTCGAGATAGGTTCGGAAGGGCCTCGATGGTTCGTCCTTTCGCTCCTCCATGAGCGCCAGGTCCATCAGGTCGTGCCGGATGCGTTTGTCTTTGATGATTTTGGCCAGCACCTCCTGCCTTTCCTCCTTCGGCAGGGCCTTGAAAGCGGTCCAGAAAACCTCGGCTGTCGCCTGAGTTTTTGTCATTGGCTATCGCCTCCCTCATCCAGGGCCTCGAGCGTCTCTTCAGTATACCAGCCCTACACCGGAGGAGGGAAGGGAGAGTTAGGCGATCCGGGTAGTCGGGCTCGCAATGCCCCACCTCAGGCGGACCTCTACAAAAGGAGGACCCCTAGGCCCTAAAAAAAGAACTGTCCGCGATTAATTACGCAAAAGCCGGGAGAGGTTCAACTAAACGTTGTGGCTTGACCTTACGAGTAGGTCTATCTTTTGCCTGAGGCAGTTCATCCCATGTCCTGCCATCTAACAACCTACCATTGTTTTTCTTTCTCACGCCTCCCCACTGCTTGAAAAAGAAAGGAACTCCATGCTCAATGCATCGATCCCGGATTTGACGAACCCAATCAGGGTCCATGGGCCGACACCGGGGGCCTGACTCTCCTCCAACGATCACCCAATCCACGCCATTCAGAGGCAATCGGGGAATCGGCTCCAGCAAAGGCTCAACAGATAAGAACCGTACTGCAGCAGGGACCTCACGAAGGTCACGAATCCGGCGAACATAGTGGGGCGACTCGACACTCACGCCCATCCAGATATTCTTGGGCCATGGGAGACGGGGGGCAAGTTCGGCAAGCCTTTCGGAGCGTTTTGTCAAAATCTGAAAGGTGTGCCAATGGGCAGTAACCATCGTTTCGAAAACGGCATGCACAAATGGTTCTGGGACTATTTCATGAAACAAGTCGCTCATGGAATTGACAAAGATAAGGCGGGGCTCGCGCCAGCGAAGCGGGAGCCTCAAAATATCCGGTTGGAGGGTAACATCGAACCCGTTGCGGTAGCGCTTCTGCCCCATTGCTTTCAGGCGCTTTGCCATTCGCTCAGCATAGCAGTTTTTGCACCCCGGACTGACTTTGGAGCACCCGGTCACCGGGTTCCACGTTGACTCTGTCCACTCTATACTAGACCGTTGTGCAGCCACGAAAGATAACCTCACTCAAAGGGTAACGCAGGTTGGTCGGGCACGTACCTAAGCGCTTGTTCCCAAAATTTTCGACCCCGATCACTTCTGGAAAAAAACGCTAAGTAATAGAGCGATAAGTCTCTATCTGAAGGCGTTATTCTCTTCATTTTTTCAAGAGAAGTACCTGTGTATCCAATAGTTTCCATCTGGGATGCATATTTCTTTGCAAGGAACGTTCGGAACATAACACCCTTCTTCCGTCTTTCTTGTTCCCACTCATCCCGCCAGTTAATATCACCCAAGAAATAATCTACGCGCGTTACATCTGGCCTACAATAATGTGACTCATTACGTTGGGCATCCATACCTAATGCCAGGACCATAAGAAAGTCTATAAAAAAGTCACTAAGTCTTCGGACAGTTTCAAAGTGTATGTCGATATTATAGGGGTCTATAAAGCAAAATGACAGAACAGTTCTCCTTGGAGAGGGCTTTGGTATAGCAGCACAAATCTCATCAACCATCTCATTACAATCACCAAGCACATACTTGACATCCGCATGGGAGTATTCCTTTTCGATGCGAGATTTTAAAGCTTCCATTAGTTCTTCATCTTTCTCGCAAATTATGTACTTGTCGTATTGGTCCGGCACACCAAGAGCCAAGAGTGGGGAACCGGCAAGGATTTTGTTGGTGCGTCGAATCCTTG
Coding sequences within it:
- a CDS encoding phage Gp37/Gp68 family protein, which codes for MAAQRSSIEWTESTWNPVTGCSKVSPGCKNCYAERMAKRLKAMGQKRYRNGFDVTLQPDILRLPLRWREPRLIFVNSMSDLFHEIVPEPFVHAVFETMVTAHWHTFQILTKRSERLAELAPRLPWPKNIWMGVSVESPHYVRRIRDLREVPAAVRFLSVEPLLEPIPRLPLNGVDWVIVGGESGPRCRPMDPDWVRQIRDRCIEHGVPFFFKQWGGVRKKNNGRLLDGRTWDELPQAKDRPTRKVKPQRLVEPLPAFA
- the tcmP gene encoding three-Cys-motif partner protein TcmP; this translates as MTPPEKLEYLDDDELLTPEVGPWAEEKYKYVSYYNKLFSTSMKDRWDCRTYIDLFAGAGRSRIRRTNKILAGSPLLALGVPDQYDKYIICEKDEELMEALKSRIEKEYSHADVKYVLGDCNEMVDEICAAIPKPSPRRTVLSFCFIDPYNIDIHFETVRRLSDFFIDFLMVLALGMDAQRNESHYCRPDVTRVDYFLGDINWRDEWEQERRKKGVMFRTFLAKKYASQMETIGYTGTSLEKMKRITPSDRDLSLYYLAFFSRSDRGRKFWEQALRYVPDQPALPFE